TTTTCTGTGGCACTTTCCTTAGGGTCACCCCCAGTCGCCGTTAGCGACCATCCTGCCCTGTGGAGCTCGGACTTTCCTCCAGCCCGGAAAACCGGACCAGCGATCATCTGATCTACTCCAACACCTTAACAGTCTAACACCCAGGTTGAGCTATTCTTCCCTCCTGTCAATTGACAAGTATGACGTCTTTCGATATCTCGAGGCATGATAAAATCGTTACAATTACCGGTCATAATGTTTGCAATGCCTCATCAATGGCTTGATTGGCCAACTTATCTGCTGCTCGATTTTTGTCACGCCTTATATGTTCTATAACATATCCGTCAAAAGAGGCCAGTAATCTTTTGACGTCTCCCATGAGTATTTTCAATTTGTCGTTTTTTACCCGATAGGCGCCGTTGATCTGCTTAACCAGCAATTCGGAATCAAGAAAGATGTGAAGTTGCCTGCAACGCCTCCTCAAAGCTTCTTCCAGACCGATGATCAATGCCCTGTACTCAGCCAGGTTGTTCGTGCACAAACCGAGAAATTTTCTGGTGGTCCCCACAATGTTTCCCTTTTCATCTGTCAGGACGACACCAGCGCCACCGTAACCAGGATTCCCCCGACATGCCCCATCGGTGTAAAGGTTTAATATCAAATTAACCTCTTTTATCCTTATTATACCAGTAGATAATACGGTTGCAATTAGGACAGGATAATAACGCTGAGGACTTTTGTAACTCATTATATAACTGAGGTTGTATATTCATGTGACAGCCGTCGCAAACCTCCTTCCACACCGACACGACAGCCAAACCATTGTTTCTAACTTTGATTGTTTCATATCTCTTGAGAAGGCCATTATTTATCTGCATTCTGAGATCACGAATTTTCTGCTCGCATGATAAAAGGTCAGAATCAAGGGAACGCATTTCCTCCTCAATTTTTCTCTTCTCCTGTTCATATTGCTGCTGATGAGTTTCAAGTTCTCTCTCTTTAGTTTTTAACACGGCCCTGATCCCGTCAATTTCCTCCAGGAGAGAGATAATCTCATCCTCTATCTCAGAGTTTTTCCCCTCGATAATCTCAATTTCTTTCAATATTGCCTGATATTCCCTATTGGTTTTTACTTCGAAGAGACGTTCTTTACTCTTTTTCAGGCTCTCGTTTCCTCTCTTCAGTTTCTCTTCCTTTTCCCTATGCTTCTTATTCAATTCATCAAGTTTCTTCCGCTCTTTCTCTACACACGCATTGAAAGCTCCAAGCGCCTCATCTAATTTTATAATCCGGTTGGGCAACTCTCTATTTTTTGTGATATTTATCCTGCTATTTTCCGTTTCAACTTTTTGCAGCTCTATCAAAATGGACAATTGCTCTCTCAATAATGAACCCCTTTCACCTGAAAATACCCCTCACCCTA
The DNA window shown above is from Syntrophales bacterium and carries:
- a CDS encoding ribonuclease HI family protein; amino-acid sequence: MILNLYTDGACRGNPGYGGAGVVLTDEKGNIVGTTRKFLGLCTNNLAEYRALIIGLEEALRRRCRQLHIFLDSELLVKQINGAYRVKNDKLKILMGDVKRLLASFDGYVIEHIRRDKNRAADKLANQAIDEALQTL
- a CDS encoding C4-type zinc ribbon domain-containing protein → MREQLSILIELQKVETENSRINITKNRELPNRIIKLDEALGAFNACVEKERKKLDELNKKHREKEEKLKRGNESLKKSKERLFEVKTNREYQAILKEIEIIEGKNSEIEDEIISLLEEIDGIRAVLKTKERELETHQQQYEQEKRKIEEEMRSLDSDLLSCEQKIRDLRMQINNGLLKRYETIKVRNNGLAVVSVWKEVCDGCHMNIQPQLYNELQKSSALLSCPNCNRIIYWYNKDKRG